A stretch of DNA from Angustibacter sp. Root456:
GCGCGTCGGTGTCGAAGCAGGTGGCGGCCGGCAGGGTGAGCGTGGCGTCGTCGACCAGCGCGGTACCGGCCGTCAGGTAGGGGTGCGCGCCGGTGCCGTAGAGGCAGCGGCGGTTGCCGACGTTGCGGGCGCGGGTGCTCACGGTGAGGCCGTCGTCGTCGAGCCGGTAGGTCACGTGGCAGTCCAGCGAGGTCGGCCACCCCGGCTGCGGCGGCACGACGTACCGCCAGGTCACCGCGTCGCCGCGGACGTCCACCGGCTGCCAGGTGACCCAGCGGGCGAGGCCGTGGATGGCGGTGTCGTGCTCGGGCTCGGTGAGGGCCAGCTGCTGGGCGCCGTCGAGCTCGTAGCGGCCCCCGGCGATGCGGTTCGGCCACGGGATGAGGCTCTGGCCCCGGCCCCCCGAGGGCCGCTCGTCCTCCGCGAACCCGTCGACGAGGTCGCGACCGTCGTAGCGGTAGGCGCGCAGGCCCGCGGCGACGGCCACCGTGTGGGCTTCGTGCCGGCCGTGCCGGATCGTCACCTGCTCGCCGCTGGGCGGCAGGGGCTGCGGGGTGCGCACCGGGCGGTCGAGGCTCATGCGCGCATTCTGGCGCAGTGAGGTCAGGCGCTGCCGGAGGTCGTGGACGACGAGCCGGTGGCCGACGGGCTGGGCGCCGGCGCGGTCCCGCGCTGGTGCTGGTCATCCGGCCTGGGTCCGTCCGGTCGCGCGCCCACCATCACGGCCGTCAGCGTCGTCCCGCTCTTGGTCGCGAGCACGCTGACGGTGTCGCCCTTCTTCAGTGACGTGATGCCACCCGACCGGGCCGCGACGCGCGTGGTCGAGGTGATGGCGTACGTCGCCGTGTAGCCGTCAGAGCTCTTGAGCGACAGGCTCTTCGCCGACACGGCGGTCACCGCGCCGGTCTGCACCACGACGGTCTCGGTGCCCGTGCCGTCGCGCTGCGGGACGACCAGCTCGCCGTGCAGCGCGCCGCGCGGGGCCATCATGGCGAACCCTCCAGGGCCACCGCGCCCGTGGTGCCCGCCGGGGCCCCAGCCCCCGCGCGCGTCACCGTCGCCGTCCGGGTCGCCGGGCTGTCCGGAGGGCTGACCGGAGGGCTGACCGGAGGGTGCCGTGGGCGAGCCGGTCGCGCTGGCCAGCCGGACCTCGTCGCCGCCCTGCTGGTGGTCGGCGACGAAGGCGGTGGCGCCCACCGCGCCGATGGCCAGCGCGGTGGCGAAGCCGGCCACGGTCAGCGCGCGGCGCGGGCGTCGGCCCGGCCCGCCGGGCTGCTCGGACGGCGCAGCGGACGGCGCAGCAGACGACGCAGCAGAGGGTGCAGCGGAGGAGAAGTCCGGGACCTCAGGGGTGCTCATACCCCCCAGGGTTCGTCACCTTCCTGAGAACCACACCGCCCCAACCTGCCAGTTCCCTGTGAACCAGCGCTCGAACCGGCGGCGCTACCGGGGCTCAGGCGTTGCGGACGGCGGCCGCGGCCTGCAGCCCGAGGATCTCGACGGCCTGCTCGCGCATCTCGACCTTGCGGATCTTGCCCGTCACGGTCATCGGGAAGGCGTCGGTGACGTGCACGTAGCGGGGCACCTTGTAGTGCGCGATCTGGCCGGTGCAGAACTCGCGCACCGCCTCGACGCTCAGCGGCTCGGCACCCGGCTTCATGATCACCCAGGCCATGAGCTCCTCGCCGTACCGCTCGTCGGGCACGCCCACCACCGAGACGTCGGCGACGTCGGGGTGGGTGTAGAGGAACTCCTCGACCTCGCGCGGATAGACGTTCTCGCCACCGCGGATCACGAGGTCCTTGATGCGACCGACGATGTTGACGTACCCCTCGGCGTCCATCGTGGCCAGGTCGCCGGTGTGCATCCAGCGGGCGGCGTCGATGGCCTCGGCGGTCTTGTCGGGCTCGTTCCAGTAGCCGAGCATCACGGTGTGCCCGCGGGTGCACAGCTCGCCGGCGGTGCCGCGCGGCACGGTGAGCCCGGTGACGGGGTCGACGACCTTGCTCTCCAGGTGCGGCATGGTGCGCCCGACCGTCTCGGTGCGGCGCGCGAGGTCGTCGTCCGTGCGGGTCATGGTCGACACCGGCGAGGTCTCGGT
This window harbors:
- a CDS encoding aldose 1-epimerase family protein, with translation MSLDRPVRTPQPLPPSGEQVTIRHGRHEAHTVAVAAGLRAYRYDGRDLVDGFAEDERPSGGRGQSLIPWPNRIAGGRYELDGAQQLALTEPEHDTAIHGLARWVTWQPVDVRGDAVTWRYVVPPQPGWPTSLDCHVTYRLDDDGLTVSTRARNVGNRRCLYGTGAHPYLTAGTALVDDATLTLPAATCFDTDARGIPTGRRAVDGTPADLREPHPIGDRVLDTAYADLARDGDGRWRARLHGPDGGVELWADAAYGYAQVFTGDTLPPSLRRRGVAVEPMTCPPDAFNATDRGAAGVVVLEPGDEHQATWGISPR